A genome region from Anaerolineae bacterium includes the following:
- the ybeY gene encoding rRNA maturation RNase YbeY has translation MEIIIQINEPFAKNVGPELLEQAAHTTLHHCAPPPETKTVSVVITDSQIVRQLNHQFRGIDAPTDVLSFANTPDPDFYPGETTTHLGDVVIAYPVAEVQALSAGHTGPEEIILLAVHGLLHLLGFDHDTSADKNKMWAIQREIMAELGLAHLEPTEDEEI, from the coding sequence GTGGAAATCATTATCCAGATCAACGAACCTTTTGCCAAAAATGTCGGCCCCGAGTTACTTGAGCAGGCTGCACACACAACGCTTCATCATTGTGCCCCCCCCCCTGAAACCAAAACGGTATCTGTGGTAATAACAGACAGCCAAATTGTCCGGCAACTCAACCACCAATTCCGGGGCATAGACGCACCCACGGATGTTCTATCCTTTGCCAATACCCCTGACCCTGACTTTTATCCTGGTGAAACCACAACCCACCTGGGAGACGTCGTCATTGCCTACCCCGTAGCCGAGGTGCAAGCCCTGTCTGCCGGGCACACCGGGCCAGAAGAAATCATCCTGCTGGCCGTACATGGCCTCCTCCATCTGCTGGGCTTTGACCACGATACCTCGGCCGACAAAAACAAAATGTGGGCCATCCAACGTGAAATTATGGCCGAGTTAGGATTGGCCCACCTTGAACCAACAGAAGATGAGGAAATATAG